The following is a genomic window from Myxococcus fulvus.
GTACGGACGCACGCGGTCCGCCATGCCCGCCAGCTGGTCCTCCCGCGTGCGCAGCGACTCGAGCGAGGAGAGGTAGCGCTCCAGCTTCAGCCGCTCGTTGGAGTTGCCCTTGAACTCCGCCAGCGCCTTGCGCGAGTCGGCCAGCGCGAAGTCGAAGAGCATCTTGCGGTCCCGCCCGTTCGTCGAGCCGCCGAGCAGCGAGCCGAAGGTGCTGTCGAACGCGAGCGACGGGTTCACGATGATGCCCGCGGGCTTGCGAGGCCCGAGCGCGCACGTCTCGTATACAATCGACACGCGCGCGGAGCTGGTGCCCAGGCGCAGCACGTCGAACGGTGCCCCCCGGCGCAGGCGAGGCGCAATCACCGCGTCGAAGGTCGCGCCCGCGCCATTCACCGCGCAGCTCAGCGCGCCCGTTCCGCTGGAGTGCCCGCCACCCGCGATGAGGCTGGAGAGCCCCAGCAGCACGGCGGAGCGGTTCACCAGGTCGAGGTTGCCGGAGGACGCCGCCAGCGGTCCGAGACAGGTCGCGGTGGCGAGGTTGTCGCCTTCACGCACCAGCGGCGTGTCCTTGTACGCGTCCCAGAAGATGCGGTCGGTGGTATTGGCGCGCCCTCCCAGCGCCGCCCGGGTGCCCGCGCTCAAGAGCGCGCGCGGGTAGACGCCGTTGCACTCGAGCACCAGCACCAGGCGCGCCGGCAGCTTCGACGATGACTGCGCGTAGACGTCGTGGAAGTAGGGCGCGAAGAGGCCGGCGGCCATGCCCTTCAGGACGGTTCGTCGCGAGAACATGGCGGTCACTCTCCAGCCTGCGGCACGCGCCGCGTCTTCCAGGTGTCACTGGTCATCAGCGTGGTCAGCATCTTGGAGAATGAGCCGTTGTTCGCATCGTAGGCCTGCTCCATCTGCGTCAGCGTGCAGGCGTCGCTCGCGTTCTCCGGGCGGCCCATGAAGTAGCGGAAGGTCTGTCGCAGGAAGCAGCGCTTCACGTGCCGCGAGGTCGCCAGGCGCTCGCTCAGCTCCACCGCGTCGCGCACCGGACCGTCCAGCGCGGGGTCCGGCATCGACGTGAGCGTCGAGCTCCCGTCCGGCGTCGTCCACCCTCCGCTCGTCGAATGGTCCCTCGCGCGCAGGAAGCCCGCGTGGTTGTAGATTTCAAAGGGCAGGCCGAGCGGCTCCATCAAGCGGTGACAGCCCTGACACTGCGCGCCGGCGGTCGCCTCCTGCAGGCGGCGGCGCGCGTTCTTGTCGGGAGCGTGTGCGCCGACCTGGGCCGCCACCTGCACGCTGCTGAGCGGCGGGACGAAGCCGCACAGGAGGTTCTCCCGCACCCACTTGCCACGGTGGACGATGGACGGGTCGTCCTCGAAGTTGCCGCCGTGCGCGGCCAGCCACACCGGGTGGGTGAGCACGCCCGCGCGCTCGGTGGCGGGCAGCGTCTTCCAGCGGCCCGCGACGGTCGCCGGCAGGATTTCGCTGACGTTGTAGGGGTGCGAGAGGCCCTTGTGCGAGTCGTACGCCGCGTTCTGCATGGAGGGCACGTAGAAGGTGCGCGTGGTGAGCAGCTTCGCCAGCACGTCCTGGTCCTCGACGACCACCCGGGCAATCAGGTCGTCGAACTGCTGGATGAAGGTCGGCTCTAGCGGATGGAAGTTGGTGAGCAGGTTGTCGTAGGAGACGGAGCTGATGTAGCCGAGCCCCTCGATTTCGAAGCGCGAGGTCGCCGCCGGGGACTCCTTGAACACCCCCGCCACGTGCCCGTAGCCGAGCCACTCGCGGAAGAAGCCCGCGACGCCGTCCCCCAGCCAGTACTGTCCACGCTTGGCGCGCTGCTCCTCGTTGTAGTCCTGCACCAGGTCGAAGCGCGGCGTCCCATTCTGGTTCGCGTCGA
Proteins encoded in this region:
- a CDS encoding DUF1552 domain-containing protein, with product MFSRRTVLKGMAAGLFAPYFHDVYAQSSSKLPARLVLVLECNGVYPRALLSAGTRAALGGRANTTDRIFWDAYKDTPLVREGDNLATATCLGPLAASSGNLDLVNRSAVLLGLSSLIAGGGHSSGTGALSCAVNGAGATFDAVIAPRLRRGAPFDVLRLGTSSARVSIVYETCALGPRKPAGIIVNPSLAFDSTFGSLLGGSTNGRDRKMLFDFALADSRKALAEFKGNSNERLKLERYLSSLESLRTREDQLAGMADRVRPYLPLAPKDNPLITGAGSPPDSLKWFEAQFQIATASLLGGLTNTVVLATGSSGFDVAYGADVADVARHSLQHGLDAGQNWDRVAEVTRRHVQLVANLARTLAATPEIGASGSMLDHTAIVFMSDNGEQHHSTSREWPKLVVGGNALGLKTDGRTVVYPKFDAARNRQVSNLFNALGHAFGDADFNTFGQEGSTRIAPGPLSELYG